One genomic region from Microcystis panniformis FACHB-1757 encodes:
- the lipA gene encoding lipoyl synthase, translating to MSNIPPQWREEITSLPPWLRRSLGKSSEISTVQRIIKQRNIHTICEEGRCPNRGECYAQGTATFLLMGPTCTRSCGFCQVDKGHAPMPLDLEEPQKVAEAVQLLNLSYVVLTSVARDDLEDGGASWFVRTMTAIRELNPHTLIEVLTPDFAGGKGSQQERVATVVGAKPACYNHNIETVRRLQGPVRRGAKYDRSLAVLRYVKEIDRSIPTKSGLMVGHGETKEEIIETLADLRAIDCDRVTIGQYMRPSLEHLLVQKYWTPSEFSELGEIAQKMGFSQVRSGPLVRSSYHAGE from the coding sequence ATGTCCAATATACCCCCACAGTGGCGCGAGGAAATCACCTCTTTACCCCCTTGGTTACGGCGTTCACTCGGCAAATCTAGCGAAATCTCCACGGTTCAGCGCATTATCAAACAAAGGAACATTCATACTATCTGCGAGGAGGGTCGCTGTCCCAATCGCGGCGAATGTTATGCCCAAGGTACGGCGACTTTTTTGTTGATGGGTCCCACCTGTACCCGGTCCTGTGGTTTTTGTCAAGTGGATAAGGGTCATGCACCCATGCCTCTCGATCTGGAGGAACCGCAAAAAGTGGCGGAAGCGGTGCAATTGTTAAATTTAAGTTACGTTGTCTTGACTTCTGTGGCCAGAGATGATCTGGAAGACGGCGGGGCCAGTTGGTTTGTGCGGACGATGACAGCCATTCGCGAACTCAATCCCCACACTTTAATTGAGGTGTTAACCCCGGATTTTGCTGGAGGTAAGGGAAGTCAACAGGAACGGGTGGCGACGGTGGTAGGGGCAAAACCTGCCTGTTATAATCACAATATCGAGACGGTGCGCCGTTTGCAAGGGCCGGTTAGACGCGGGGCTAAATATGATCGCTCTTTGGCGGTTTTGCGTTATGTTAAGGAAATCGATCGCTCAATTCCGACGAAATCTGGCTTAATGGTCGGTCACGGTGAGACAAAAGAGGAAATTATCGAGACTTTGGCAGATTTACGGGCGATCGACTGCGATCGAGTTACTATTGGTCAATATATGCGTCCTTCTCTGGAACATTTGCTCGTACAGAAATATTGGACTCCCTCAGAATTTAGCGAGTTAGGAGAAATTGCCCAAAAAATGGGGTTTTCTCAGGTTAGGTCTGGGCCGCTAGTCCGCAGTTCCTATCATGCGGGAGAGTAA
- a CDS encoding class I SAM-dependent methyltransferase encodes MNLEAIILEEIKQSAAGRISFDRWMDLALYHPDYGYYTSGKVEIGSKGDFFTSSSLGADFGQLLADQFVEMAEFLGNSRGFTLVEVGAGSGILAKDILDYLSDSYADFYQNLSYIIIEQSQKLRERQRATLAGYSLVSWQSWPNLADNSLVGCVFSNELIDAFPVHRVVIESGELREIYLGLGEPFQEIITDLSTDRIKDYFDLVGINIPSPLYPEGYQTEVNLLALDWLETVNRKLDRGYILTIDYGYTAEKYYHPQRSQGTLQCYRQHQRHDHAYFWVGEQDITTHVDFTALQRQGEKLGLKNLGFTQQGLFLMALGLGDRLNQLSQGKSDILTIFQRRDALHQLINPTGLGGFGVLIQGKGVEERILKGLSR; translated from the coding sequence ATGAATTTAGAAGCAATCATCCTAGAGGAAATTAAACAATCAGCAGCGGGTCGAATTAGCTTTGATCGCTGGATGGATTTAGCTCTCTATCACCCCGATTATGGCTATTACACCTCTGGAAAAGTAGAAATTGGCTCAAAAGGAGATTTTTTTACTTCCTCGTCCCTAGGGGCAGATTTTGGCCAATTGTTGGCGGATCAATTTGTCGAGATGGCGGAATTTTTAGGCAATTCGCGAGGATTTACTTTAGTGGAAGTGGGAGCAGGTTCGGGAATTTTAGCGAAGGATATCCTTGATTATTTGAGTGATAGCTATGCTGATTTTTATCAAAATCTCAGTTATATAATTATCGAACAATCTCAGAAACTCAGGGAAAGACAACGGGCAACTTTAGCGGGATATTCCCTGGTATCTTGGCAAAGTTGGCCGAATTTAGCTGATAATTCCCTTGTGGGTTGTGTGTTTAGTAATGAGTTAATCGATGCTTTTCCTGTCCATCGAGTTGTGATCGAGTCGGGAGAATTACGAGAAATTTATCTGGGATTGGGGGAACCTTTTCAGGAGATTATCACAGATTTATCCACCGACAGAATCAAAGACTATTTTGATTTAGTGGGGATAAATATTCCTTCCCCACTTTATCCGGAGGGTTATCAAACCGAGGTAAACTTATTAGCTTTAGACTGGTTAGAAACCGTTAATCGGAAACTCGATCGAGGTTATATCTTAACCATAGATTACGGTTACACTGCCGAAAAATATTATCATCCCCAAAGAAGTCAAGGAACCCTACAATGTTATCGACAACATCAGCGTCATGATCATGCTTATTTCTGGGTGGGAGAACAAGATATTACCACTCATGTGGATTTTACTGCTTTACAACGTCAAGGGGAGAAATTAGGCTTAAAAAATCTCGGTTTTACTCAGCAAGGATTATTTTTAATGGCTTTGGGATTAGGGGATAGATTAAATCAACTTTCTCAAGGAAAGAGCGATATATTAACTATATTTCAGCGTCGAGATGCCCTACATCAATTAATCAATCCCACCGGTTTAGGAGGATTTGGAGTGTTAATTCAGGGGAAAGGAGTAGAAGAAAGAATACTTAAGGGATTAAGTAGATAA
- the bchB gene encoding ferredoxin:protochlorophyllide reductase (ATP-dependent) subunit B translates to MKLAYWMYAGPAHIGTLRIASSFKNVHAIMHAPLGDDYFNVMRSMLERERNFTPVTASIVDRNVLARGSQEKVVDNIVRKDREESPDLIVLTPTCTSSILQEDLQNFVERARQDAQGDVLLADVNHYRYNELQAADKTLYQIIKYYLDKAQRKGEIISQKTPKPSVNIIGITTLGFHNQHDRTELKRLMADLDIEVNEIIPEAASVDNLKNLPRAWFNLVPYREVGLMTAKYLESEFAMPYVDITPMGVVETARCIRKIQEVINAQGAAVDYEDFINEQTLHISQAAWFSRSIDCQNLTGKKAVVFGDNTHAAAMTKILAREMGIHVVLAGTYCKYDADWFREQVSEYCDEVLISDDNGAIGDAIARLEPAAIFGTQMERHVGKRLDIPCGVIAAPIHIQNFPLGYKPFLGYEGTNQIADLVYNSFTLGMEDHLLEIFGGHDTKEVITKGISADSDLNWNKEATVELQKIPGFVRGKVKRNTEKFARERGIGEITLEVMYAAKESVGA, encoded by the coding sequence ATGAAATTGGCCTATTGGATGTACGCGGGTCCCGCTCATATTGGCACGTTAAGGATCGCCAGTTCCTTTAAAAATGTTCATGCTATCATGCACGCTCCTCTGGGAGACGATTATTTTAACGTCATGCGCTCGATGCTGGAAAGGGAGCGTAATTTTACCCCCGTCACTGCTAGTATTGTTGATCGTAATGTTTTAGCCCGGGGTTCCCAAGAAAAAGTCGTCGATAATATTGTTCGCAAAGATCGCGAAGAAAGTCCCGATTTAATCGTTTTAACCCCCACCTGTACCTCCAGCATTCTCCAAGAGGATTTACAAAACTTTGTCGAAAGAGCGCGACAGGATGCCCAAGGAGATGTGCTGCTGGCCGATGTTAACCACTATCGCTATAATGAACTACAAGCGGCCGATAAAACCCTCTATCAAATTATCAAATATTATCTCGATAAGGCCCAGAGAAAAGGGGAAATTATCTCCCAGAAAACCCCTAAACCTTCGGTTAATATTATTGGTATTACCACCCTCGGTTTCCATAACCAACATGATCGCACGGAATTAAAGCGGTTAATGGCAGATTTGGACATTGAAGTTAACGAAATTATTCCCGAAGCTGCCTCGGTGGACAACTTAAAAAATCTGCCCCGCGCTTGGTTTAATCTGGTTCCCTATCGAGAAGTGGGATTAATGACAGCCAAATATCTCGAAAGTGAATTCGCTATGCCCTACGTTGATATTACCCCCATGGGAGTGGTGGAAACAGCGCGCTGTATTCGCAAAATCCAAGAGGTAATTAATGCCCAAGGTGCAGCAGTAGATTACGAAGATTTTATCAATGAACAAACTCTGCATATCTCCCAAGCTGCTTGGTTTTCTCGTTCCATTGACTGTCAGAATTTGACAGGGAAAAAAGCGGTGGTTTTTGGTGATAATACCCACGCAGCCGCTATGACAAAAATTCTCGCCAGAGAGATGGGAATCCATGTGGTTTTAGCGGGTACTTATTGCAAGTATGATGCCGATTGGTTCCGGGAACAAGTGAGTGAATATTGCGATGAAGTGTTAATTAGTGATGATAATGGGGCGATCGGAGACGCTATTGCTCGATTAGAACCAGCGGCGATATTTGGTACTCAAATGGAACGTCACGTCGGCAAACGTTTAGATATTCCCTGTGGAGTAATTGCTGCACCTATTCATATCCAAAATTTCCCCCTCGGTTATAAACCTTTCTTAGGTTACGAAGGCACTAATCAGATCGCCGATTTGGTCTATAATTCCTTTACTTTGGGTATGGAAGATCACCTATTAGAGATATTTGGTGGTCATGATACTAAAGAGGTAATTACTAAAGGTATTTCGGCAGATTCTGACCTAAATTGGAATAAGGAAGCTACGGTAGAATTGCAGAAAATACCCGGTTTTGTGCGGGGGAAAGTCAAACGAAATACCGAAAAATTTGCCCGGGAGCGAGGTATTGGTGAAATAACTTTAGAGGTAATGTATGCGGCTAAAGAATCCGTAGGAGCTTAA